Genomic window (Drosophila albomicans strain 15112-1751.03 chromosome X, ASM965048v2, whole genome shotgun sequence):
GATTTTAGAATACAATTAATATTCGCTGCTTTATATGTAAGCCATTTTAATGGTCTGTGTCTTGGCTAAGCATAGGTTAAAAACCAGACTTAACTTTCTATTAAGAGAAGTTGGCAGTTCAATTGAACCCCTCTGTGTATTCTAACGTTATATTGAAGTACTCTCAAACTAATGTATTGTATACTTAATCATTTTGCAGAGCACACCCTGTAAACATCCCGTCATACTGCTGCAAGATGTGAATTTCATGGACCTGCACTCGCTGGTGGAGTTCATCTACCACGGCGAGGTGAATGTGCACCAGAAGTCGCTGCAGTCCTTCTTGAAGACCGCCGAGGTGCTGCGCGTCTCGGGACTGACACAGCAACAGGCCGAGGACACGCACAGCGTAAGTAGTCTCTTTCCTTCACCCTCACCTCTCTCTCGATTCCTAATTCCCTTTGCTTCCCCTGTAGCATTTGGCACAGATCCAGAACCTGGCCAATGCCGGAGTGCGCACTCCGTTAAattcacatccacatccacatcatGGGGCGCTGCACGATGACGGAGGCGCCACGCTGTTCAGCAGCCGCCAGGGACAGGGCGGGGCCGGgtcaccgccaccgccgccgccacagCTGCCGCAGCACATCAACAACCATCTGCTGAAGCGGATGGCGATGCTGCATCGCGGCAGCGTTTCGGGAGACGAGACATCGCAGGCTCTGAAGCGGTTGCGCAGCTCCGACAACGGTttgcccagcagcaacaacaacagcccgGACTTGCAGTTGCATGCCCCGCGCAGTGCATCGCCGCAGCTAACCCCCGCGGACTTTAGCACCATCaagcaccacaacaacaacaacacaccgCCGCTCAAGGAGGAGAAACGTAAGTCAGAGATTGAAGACTTGGAATGTGATTCAatttgattcgatttgatttgattcgaTTCTTCTTCTATGTGTAGGCAATGGACCCACTGGCAATGGCAACTCGGGCAACTCTGGCAATGGCAACTctggtggcaacaacaacaacaacaacaacaataacaacaacggaaacggaaatggaaACGGAAACTCGAACGGCATCTCGATCAGCGAGAAACTCGGCAGCCTAACACCTTCGCCTTTGGCCCGCGGCGTCGATGACGTCAAGTCGGAGCCAATGGAGCTCGTCTGctccaacaacaacgccaacaatCCGAATGCCAACGACGAGCACAGCAACGATTCCACTGGCGAACACGACGCCAATCGCTCCAGCAGCGGCGACGGCGGCAAAGGCTCCTTGAGGTGACATATTTTTGCGATCCCTGATCCCTGATCATCGAAAATCAACTTGAACTTCTCTCTTCTTCTTGCAGCTCTGGCAACGATGATGAGATCGGTGACAATCTCACCTCCCACCATGCCCCACCGCCATTCATAATGTCGCCAGCTGACAACAAACTGTTTCCCGGTGCCGCATTCA
Coding sequences:
- the LOC117576610 gene encoding broad-complex core protein isoforms 1/2/3/4/5 isoform X3 produces the protein MDETQHFCLRWNNYQSSITSAFENLRDDEDFVDVTLACEGRSIKAHRVVLSACSPYFRDLLKSTPCKHPVILLQDVNFMDLHSLVEFIYHGEVNVHQKSLQSFLKTAEVLRVSGLTQQQAEDTHSHLAQIQNLANAGVRTPLNSHPHPHHGALHDDGGATLFSSRQGQGGAGSPPPPPPQLPQHINNHLLKRMAMLHRGSVSGDETSQALKRLRSSDNGLPSSNNNSPDLQLHAPRSASPQLTPADFSTIKHHNNNNTPPLKEEKRNGPTGNGNSGNSGNGNSGGNNNNNNNNNNNGNGNGNGNSNGISISEKLGSLTPSPLARGVDDVKSEPMELVCSNNNANNPNANDEHSNDSTGEHDANRSSSGDGGKGSLSSGNDDEIGDNLTSHHAPPPFIMSPADNKLFPGAAFNFPISNLDHSALLGLNTQLQQSGELAVSPQAITNASGICGLNLSTFAANCNNNVSVGTGNNNNSASNGNGNGNGTGNGNGNGNGSGNGMTPTHPGGGVSILPQQQQHQLNSNGNQTSNGMLGCSPPTANATATAQQQMFAAVMANMAATANASVSASASTSGSANSSLNNSTLNTSGGSLNASSGGDDFRCNPCNKNLSSLTRLKRHIQNVHMRPTKEPVCNICKRVYSSLNSLRNHKSIYHRNLKQPKQEPNAPQAPNSYYHPQQQQQQQLNHHSSS
- the LOC117576610 gene encoding broad-complex core protein isoforms 1/2/3/4/5 isoform X2, producing MDETQHFCLRWNNYQSSITSAFENLRDDEDFVDVTLACEGRSIKAHRVVLSACSPYFRDLLKSTPCKHPVILLQDVNFMDLHSLVEFIYHGEVNVHQKSLQSFLKTAEVLRVSGLTQQQAEDTHSHLAQIQNLANAGVRTPLNSHPHPHHGALHDDGGATLFSSRQGQGGAGSPPPPPPQLPQHINNHLLKRMAMLHRGSVSGDETSQALKRLRSSDNGLPSSNNNSPDLQLHAPRSASPQLTPADFSTIKHHNNNNTPPLKEEKRNGPTGNGNSGNSGNGNSGGNNNNNNNNNNNGNGNGNGNSNGISISEKLGSLTPSPLARGVDDVKSEPMELVCSNNNANNPNANDEHSNDSTGEHDANRSSSGDGGKGSLSSGNDDEIGDNLTSHHAPPPFIMSPADNKLFPGAAFNFPISNLDHSALLGLNTQLQQSGELAVSPQGPLKIIRSAATSPTSSTSSPPSPPTALPSPTNSLNGSLAAAVYNLHTSPPRPGSVGSTGASNLCSAANGGGINSINSSNNNNASNANNNSGKMQTSIASGSPQSQSGNSIPGVGVGVGVGVVPVPQLPLRMPPPTSGGINEPQECPYCRRTFSCYYSLKRHFQDKHEQSDTLYVCEFCHRRYRTKNSLTTHKSLQHRGSSGMLKRLLKTSAIKHGLVGHHAHPHHHPLSHSRTSLFDFTSELGQPPPGIQ
- the LOC117576610 gene encoding broad-complex core protein isoforms 1/2/3/4/5 isoform X4 codes for the protein MDETQHFCLRWNNYQSSITSAFENLRDDEDFVDVTLACEGRSIKAHRVVLSACSPYFRDLLKSTPCKHPVILLQDVNFMDLHSLVEFIYHGEVNVHQKSLQSFLKTAEVLRVSGLTQQQAEDTHSHLAQIQNLANAGVRTPLNSHPHPHHGALHDDGGATLFSSRQGQGGAGSPPPPPPQLPQHINNHLLKRMAMLHRGSVSGDETSQALKRLRSSDNGLPSSNNNSPDLQLHAPRSASPQLTPADFSTIKHHNNNNTPPLKEEKRNGPTGNGNSGNSGNGNSGGNNNNNNNNNNNGNGNGNGNSNGISISEKLGSLTPSPLARGVDDVKSEPMELVCSNNNANNPNANDEHSNDSTGEHDANRSSSGDGGKGSLSSGNDDEIGDNLTSHHAPPPFIMSPADNKLFPGAAFNFPISNLDHSALLGLNTQLQQSGELAVSPQGNSPKKLFSCQLCGKLLCSKASLKRHIADKHAVRQEEYRCAICERVYCSRNSLMTHIYTYHKSRPGEMEMRDIKLLSQFNSPI